In Lineus longissimus chromosome 7, tnLinLong1.2, whole genome shotgun sequence, a genomic segment contains:
- the LOC135490579 gene encoding muscle M-line assembly protein unc-89-like isoform X1 produces MRLRSHHLVTHRVLSHYWVMMSGFKFFSPLRTPHMKNTKGESHDRINKPDKELERKNMGQTENKKHDSSPKSKSKEKLDLDRKSTKRVKGGTTENLPRKTSESDDGSGSDTSRVPTSDEEIEGSETESQIDRSLSQFADNLRARLHYHSESENDSEIIPIMNSPKLRQSPRKKGSGSVSNPNSPSKKMRSPCSPTKAISPKKKLREVKKLEHELSESAESAESGGEEVHYKVPKLRNPPPADYVPVDFNEYKPLISAEETKSDDVELILITVPFGFDINDLDNKPLQMDGAGLIKKDKDGVSWKSHARKLTKDDKIHEYMPLLPSKRTGQLVPVKPFSRQVTFTASYEIPALQAPAIPPDPSFEIPEGLKYRNKPFGCLEEDDKLESPKKDTKRSPLKKKTQLDKTLSPDHGKKRRLESAQQHNDMEKKKRRSEKKSKK; encoded by the exons ATGCGACTTCGGAGTCATCATTTAGTGACTCATCGTGTGTTGAGTCACTATTGGGTAATG ATGTCAGGGTTTAAGTTCTTTAGTCCACTTCGTACACCGCACATGAAGAACACCAAGGGAGAGTCACATGACAGAATAAATAAACCAGATAAGGAACTTGAACGAAAAAACATGGGACAgactgaaaacaaaaaacacgaTTCTTCTCCAAAGTCTAAATCAAAGGAAAAACTCGACTTGGATAGAAAATCAACAAAGAGAGTTAAAGGTGGAACTACTGAAAATTTACCAAGAAAGACATCAGAATCTGATGATGGGAGTGGATCGGATACTTCCCGTGTTCCCACAAGTGATGAGGAGATCGAGGGAAGTGAAACAGAGAGTCAGATTGATCGGTCACTTTCACAATTTGCGGACAACCTAAGAGCCAGGCTACATTATCACTCGGAATCAGAAAATGACAGTGAAATCATTCCGATCATGAATTCTCCAAAATTGCGTCAATCACCACGCAAAAAAGGCTCTGGCTCTGTTTCTAATCCCAATTCACCCTCCAAGAAAATGCGTAGCCCTTGTTCTCCGACTAAGGCAATATCTCCGAAGAAGAAATTACGTGAAGTTAAGAAATTGGAGCATGAACTCTCTGAATCTGCAGAGAGTGCTGAATCTGGTGGGGAAGAAGTCCACTATAAAGTGCCTAAACTCCG AAACCCACCACCTGCAGATTATGTACCTGTCGATTTCAACGAGTACAAACCACTCATCTCTGCAGAAGAGACAAAGTCTGATGATGTGGAGCTAATCTTGATAACAGTTCCTTTCGGT TTTGATATCAATGATCTTGACAACAAGCCCTTGCAGATGGACGGTGCTGGCCTGATTAAAAAGGATAAG GATGGTGTTTCCTGGAAGTCTCATGcaagaaaattgacaaaagatgATAAG ATTCATGAATACATGCCACTCTTGCCGTCCAAGAGGACTGGACAGTTGGTGCCAG TGAAACCTTTTTCCCGGCAAGTGACCTTCACAGCAAGCTATGAAATCCCAGCGCTTCAAGCTCCTGCCATTCCACCGGACCCAAGTTTTGAAATCCCTGAGGGGCTGAAGTACAGAAATAAACCCTTTGGGTGCTTGGAAG AGGATGACAAGCTTGAGTCGCCGAAAAAGGATACAAAGAGGAGCCCCCTTAAAAAGAAGACTCAACTTG ATAAAACGTTGTCTCCTGATCATGGTAAAAAGAGACGCCTGGAGTCGGCACAGCAGCACA ATGATATGGAGAAAAAGAAGAGAAGGTCTGAGAAGAAAAGTAAGAAATGA
- the LOC135490579 gene encoding muscle M-line assembly protein unc-89-like isoform X2 produces MLMSGFKFFSPLRTPHMKNTKGESHDRINKPDKELERKNMGQTENKKHDSSPKSKSKEKLDLDRKSTKRVKGGTTENLPRKTSESDDGSGSDTSRVPTSDEEIEGSETESQIDRSLSQFADNLRARLHYHSESENDSEIIPIMNSPKLRQSPRKKGSGSVSNPNSPSKKMRSPCSPTKAISPKKKLREVKKLEHELSESAESAESGGEEVHYKVPKLRNPPPADYVPVDFNEYKPLISAEETKSDDVELILITVPFGFDINDLDNKPLQMDGAGLIKKDKDGVSWKSHARKLTKDDKIHEYMPLLPSKRTGQLVPVKPFSRQVTFTASYEIPALQAPAIPPDPSFEIPEGLKYRNKPFGCLEEDDKLESPKKDTKRSPLKKKTQLDKTLSPDHGKKRRLESAQQHNDMEKKKRRSEKKSKK; encoded by the exons ATGTTG ATGTCAGGGTTTAAGTTCTTTAGTCCACTTCGTACACCGCACATGAAGAACACCAAGGGAGAGTCACATGACAGAATAAATAAACCAGATAAGGAACTTGAACGAAAAAACATGGGACAgactgaaaacaaaaaacacgaTTCTTCTCCAAAGTCTAAATCAAAGGAAAAACTCGACTTGGATAGAAAATCAACAAAGAGAGTTAAAGGTGGAACTACTGAAAATTTACCAAGAAAGACATCAGAATCTGATGATGGGAGTGGATCGGATACTTCCCGTGTTCCCACAAGTGATGAGGAGATCGAGGGAAGTGAAACAGAGAGTCAGATTGATCGGTCACTTTCACAATTTGCGGACAACCTAAGAGCCAGGCTACATTATCACTCGGAATCAGAAAATGACAGTGAAATCATTCCGATCATGAATTCTCCAAAATTGCGTCAATCACCACGCAAAAAAGGCTCTGGCTCTGTTTCTAATCCCAATTCACCCTCCAAGAAAATGCGTAGCCCTTGTTCTCCGACTAAGGCAATATCTCCGAAGAAGAAATTACGTGAAGTTAAGAAATTGGAGCATGAACTCTCTGAATCTGCAGAGAGTGCTGAATCTGGTGGGGAAGAAGTCCACTATAAAGTGCCTAAACTCCG AAACCCACCACCTGCAGATTATGTACCTGTCGATTTCAACGAGTACAAACCACTCATCTCTGCAGAAGAGACAAAGTCTGATGATGTGGAGCTAATCTTGATAACAGTTCCTTTCGGT TTTGATATCAATGATCTTGACAACAAGCCCTTGCAGATGGACGGTGCTGGCCTGATTAAAAAGGATAAG GATGGTGTTTCCTGGAAGTCTCATGcaagaaaattgacaaaagatgATAAG ATTCATGAATACATGCCACTCTTGCCGTCCAAGAGGACTGGACAGTTGGTGCCAG TGAAACCTTTTTCCCGGCAAGTGACCTTCACAGCAAGCTATGAAATCCCAGCGCTTCAAGCTCCTGCCATTCCACCGGACCCAAGTTTTGAAATCCCTGAGGGGCTGAAGTACAGAAATAAACCCTTTGGGTGCTTGGAAG AGGATGACAAGCTTGAGTCGCCGAAAAAGGATACAAAGAGGAGCCCCCTTAAAAAGAAGACTCAACTTG ATAAAACGTTGTCTCCTGATCATGGTAAAAAGAGACGCCTGGAGTCGGCACAGCAGCACA ATGATATGGAGAAAAAGAAGAGAAGGTCTGAGAAGAAAAGTAAGAAATGA
- the LOC135490579 gene encoding muscle M-line assembly protein unc-89-like isoform X3 codes for MSGFKFFSPLRTPHMKNTKGESHDRINKPDKELERKNMGQTENKKHDSSPKSKSKEKLDLDRKSTKRVKGGTTENLPRKTSESDDGSGSDTSRVPTSDEEIEGSETESQIDRSLSQFADNLRARLHYHSESENDSEIIPIMNSPKLRQSPRKKGSGSVSNPNSPSKKMRSPCSPTKAISPKKKLREVKKLEHELSESAESAESGGEEVHYKVPKLRNPPPADYVPVDFNEYKPLISAEETKSDDVELILITVPFGFDINDLDNKPLQMDGAGLIKKDKDGVSWKSHARKLTKDDKIHEYMPLLPSKRTGQLVPVKPFSRQVTFTASYEIPALQAPAIPPDPSFEIPEGLKYRNKPFGCLEEDDKLESPKKDTKRSPLKKKTQLDKTLSPDHGKKRRLESAQQHNDMEKKKRRSEKKSKK; via the exons ATGTCAGGGTTTAAGTTCTTTAGTCCACTTCGTACACCGCACATGAAGAACACCAAGGGAGAGTCACATGACAGAATAAATAAACCAGATAAGGAACTTGAACGAAAAAACATGGGACAgactgaaaacaaaaaacacgaTTCTTCTCCAAAGTCTAAATCAAAGGAAAAACTCGACTTGGATAGAAAATCAACAAAGAGAGTTAAAGGTGGAACTACTGAAAATTTACCAAGAAAGACATCAGAATCTGATGATGGGAGTGGATCGGATACTTCCCGTGTTCCCACAAGTGATGAGGAGATCGAGGGAAGTGAAACAGAGAGTCAGATTGATCGGTCACTTTCACAATTTGCGGACAACCTAAGAGCCAGGCTACATTATCACTCGGAATCAGAAAATGACAGTGAAATCATTCCGATCATGAATTCTCCAAAATTGCGTCAATCACCACGCAAAAAAGGCTCTGGCTCTGTTTCTAATCCCAATTCACCCTCCAAGAAAATGCGTAGCCCTTGTTCTCCGACTAAGGCAATATCTCCGAAGAAGAAATTACGTGAAGTTAAGAAATTGGAGCATGAACTCTCTGAATCTGCAGAGAGTGCTGAATCTGGTGGGGAAGAAGTCCACTATAAAGTGCCTAAACTCCG AAACCCACCACCTGCAGATTATGTACCTGTCGATTTCAACGAGTACAAACCACTCATCTCTGCAGAAGAGACAAAGTCTGATGATGTGGAGCTAATCTTGATAACAGTTCCTTTCGGT TTTGATATCAATGATCTTGACAACAAGCCCTTGCAGATGGACGGTGCTGGCCTGATTAAAAAGGATAAG GATGGTGTTTCCTGGAAGTCTCATGcaagaaaattgacaaaagatgATAAG ATTCATGAATACATGCCACTCTTGCCGTCCAAGAGGACTGGACAGTTGGTGCCAG TGAAACCTTTTTCCCGGCAAGTGACCTTCACAGCAAGCTATGAAATCCCAGCGCTTCAAGCTCCTGCCATTCCACCGGACCCAAGTTTTGAAATCCCTGAGGGGCTGAAGTACAGAAATAAACCCTTTGGGTGCTTGGAAG AGGATGACAAGCTTGAGTCGCCGAAAAAGGATACAAAGAGGAGCCCCCTTAAAAAGAAGACTCAACTTG ATAAAACGTTGTCTCCTGATCATGGTAAAAAGAGACGCCTGGAGTCGGCACAGCAGCACA ATGATATGGAGAAAAAGAAGAGAAGGTCTGAGAAGAAAAGTAAGAAATGA